The proteins below come from a single Salvelinus fontinalis isolate EN_2023a chromosome 1, ASM2944872v1, whole genome shotgun sequence genomic window:
- the kcnj12a gene encoding ATP-sensitive inward rectifier potassium channel 12, whose product MSVGRLNRYSIVSSEEEALRLTNMHGSSSGGMNGFGNGKIHTRRKVRNRFVKKNGQCNVQFANMEDKSSRYMADMFTTCVDIRWRYMLVLFTLVFVLSWLAFGLAFWVIALLHGDLDNPAGDDNFTPCVLQVNGFVAAFLFSIETQSTIGYGYRCVTEECPVAVFMVVFQSIVGCIIDCFMIGAIMAKMARPKKRAQTLLFSHNAVIAMRDSKLCLMWRVGNLRKSHIVEAHVRAQLIKPRITDEGEYIPLDQIDINVGFDKGLDRIFLVSPITIIHEIDEDSPLYGIGKNDLETADFEIVVILEGMVEATAMTTQARSSYLATEVLWGHRFEPVLFEEKNLYKVDYSHFHKTYEVPSTPRYSAKDMVENKFLVPTSNSFCYENELAFLSRDEDEEEDVVGVGVGGGVRVLANLNSPDRTSRHEFERLQTTRGLDQRSYRRESEI is encoded by the coding sequence ATGAGTGTGGGGCGGCTCAACCGTTACAGCATTGtgtcatccgaggaggaggcgcTGCGGCTCACCAACATGCACGGCAGCAGCAGTGGTGGAATGAATGGATTTGGCAACGGCAAAATCCACACACGCCGCAAGGTCCGCAACCGCTTCGTCAAGAAGAATGGCCAATGCAATGTGCAGTTCGCCAACATGGAGGACAAGTCGTCGCGCTACATGGCCGATATGTTCACCACGTGCGTGGACATCCGTTGGCGCTACATGCTGGTGCTGTTCACGCTGGTGTTCGTGCTGTCTTGGCTGGCCTTTGGCCTGGCCTTCTGGGTCATAGCTTTACTCCACGGCGACCTTGACAATCCGGCCGGAGACGACAACTTCACGCCCTGCGTTCTGCAAGTCAACGGCTTCGTGGCCGCCTTCCTGTTCTCCATCGAAACCCAGTCGACCATCGGCTACGGCTACCGCTGCGTGACGGAGGAGTGTCCCGTCGCAGTCTTCATGGTGGTCTTCCAGTCCATCGTGGGCTGCATCATCGACTGCTTCATGATTGGTGCCATCATGGCCAAGATGGCACGGCCCAAGAAGCGGGCACAGACGCTGCTGTTCAGCCACAACGCAGTGATCGCCATGCGCGACAGCAAGCTGTGCCTCATGTGGAGGGTGGGGAACCTGAGGAAGAGTCACATTGTAGAGGCTCACGTCAGAGCTCAGCTCATCAAACCCCGGATCACTGACGAAGGGGAGTACATCCCCTTGGACCAAATAGACATCAATGTGGGCTTTGACAAAGGCCTGGACAGGATTTTCTTGGTGTCGCCCATTACGATTATCCATGAGATTGATGAGGATAGTCCACTCTATGGGATTGGTAAAAATGACCTGGAGACGGCAGACTTTGAGATCGTGGTCATACTGGAAGGAATGGTCGAGGCGACTGCCATGACCACACAGGCGCGCAGCTCCTACCTGGCCACGGAGGTGCTGTGGGGGCACCGGTTCGAGCCGGTGCTCTTCGAGGAGAAGAACCTGTACAAGGTGGATTACTCTCACTTTCACAAGACCTACGAGGTACCGTCCACCCCGCGGTACAGTGCCAAGGACATGGTGGAGAATAAATTCCTGGTGCCCACCTCCAACTCCTTCTGTTATGAGAACGAGCTGGCCTTCCTCAGCCGGGACGAGGACGAGGAAGAGGATGTGGTGGGCGTGGGCGTGGGCGGTGGTGTCAGAGTGCTAGCCAACCTGAACAGTCCGGACCGGACCAGTCGACACGAGTTCGAGAGGCTACAGACCACTAGGGGACTGGACCAAAGGTCGTACCGCAGGGAGTCAGAGATATGA